tctccccgtgtctgtgtgggtttcctccaggggctccggtttcctcccacagtccaaagacatgtaggtcaggtgaaccggccgtactacattgtccctaggtgtgtgtgtgtgtttgtgtgtgtgtgtgtttgtgtgcgcgtgtaggccctgtgatggcctggcggcctgtccagggtgtctccccgcctgccgcccaatgactgctggaataggttccagcatcctcgcgaccctgagagcagcgtaagcagttaagataatggatggatggttcctaCTCTTTAAATGGAAATCATCTTCCAGGGCTTCGTCTTGGATATCCATGCCAGGCGTTTTTGACAGAAGGTCAcaattattcagtattaactatcgTATGAAGAACAAGAACACTAGTCTATAAAATTCCAGGTGTTTTCTATGACACGTGGGAACCCATGTACATGCTAAAGCATAACATTCAGCTAAAATCCAAACAAACTGGGcacccgggtagtgtggtggtctattccgttgcctatcaacacggggatcgccggaactaatccacgtgttacctccggcttggtcgggcgtccctacagacacaattgatcgtgtctgcaagtgggaagccggatgtgggtatgtgtcctggtcactgcactggcgcctcctatggtcggtcgggacgcctgttcgggggggggggggactggggggaatagcgtgatcctcccacgtgctacatccccctggtggaactcctcacggtcaggtgaaaaggaacagctggtgactccatatgtatgggagggggcatgtggtagtctgcagccctccccggatcagcagagggggtggagcaaagaccgggatggctcagaagagtggggtaattgcgaagtacaactggggagaaaacgcgcgaaataaaataaaataaaaaaaaatccaaacaaatGAGGGTATTAGGGCATGAGAGCAATGCACTGTGGGGCTTTGGGACAGAACAGGATTTGTTATCAGGAGTTTTGGACTCAAATGGAAAAAGTGGCTGTAAATGACCAGTGACACTCCAAcacataataatggattacatgtgCTTTTCtcaacacccaaagcgcttcatactgaagggggaaactcaccttaaccaccaccaatgtgcagtaccacctgggtggtgcatggcagaatgctcaccacacatcagcttgaggtgcagACGGAGCAATCAttaagccaattacatgggggggggggggtggcagccagatggagagagccaggttgggaattttgccaggacgccaggggaccccccccctactctgtgataagtgccatgggatctttaatgaccacagcaagtcaggacctcggtttaacgtctcttcCAAAGGACGGGTTGTGTAACTCACAGTGCTTTGCACTGCTTTGTTTCCTCGGTTTAATCAGAACCGGTCAACTTAACAGACTGAAACCTGGTGTTTATAACTTTAACTCATCTCAACAGGTCCCACTCGTCTGTACCTGGCATAACCGATGATGAGACTGCCGAACACTGTTCCGATACCGGCTCCTGAGCCCGCCACTCCCACCGTGGCGGCACCTGCCCCGATGAACTTGGCAGCAGTGTCAATGTCCCGGGAGACGACACTGGTCTGAATGGAGCGGGTCAGAACTGCAGACTGACTGAGCGGCAACAGGGCCTGAGGAGACAGAAGCAGGACAGAGTTCAAGTCTCACATGGTGTGTTCAGCCAGGCTCTGCCAACTCTACACATGCACCAAGTGCACGATCAGAATCATGACCCATTATTGGACTGAACAACACAAACATGATCCCATTCCAGACAGTTGCAAGGACCTGAAAGCTAgctatcaaatgttttttttaggatttttttgGCTGTGTCCTGTTCCTCATGAGGTAAAATCTCCCGATACTGATGTTCCTTTCATGTCTGTATTGGCCCCAGTATCCCAAATCTGTATCAGTGCATCACCAGCAAGGTGTTCCATAAGCCTCTCCCCTCCCAGAATCCTCCACTGCAGAAAGCTCTGCACTCACCTGCTGTTCCGCGGAAGCTTCAGGTCTGTTTAAGAGGGACACGGAGACGGGCCGGGCCAACACTCTGGACCCTCCACGCAGCTATACAACAGGACAATAGACCCATCAGtaccacacacgcaaacacacacacctgatgtAAATGCACTGGAGGCTAGCAATAGCGGCAGGGTACAATTCCATTTAGAGAAGGAAAAAGGGTATGGAAGAATAAATCTGTAGGGGCGTCCggttggcgtggtggtctattccgttgcctaacaacaaggggattggtggttcgaatccccatgttacctccggcttggccgggcgtccctacagacccaattggtcgtgtctgcgggtgggaagttggatgtgggtgtgtgccctggtcgctgcactagcgcctactctggtcggtcgggggcgtctgttcaggggggaggggtaactggggggaatagcgtgcccATGCGCTAcccccccctgatgaaactccttacggtcaggtgaaaagaagcagctggcgactccacatgtatcggaggaggcatgtggtagtctgcagccctccctggatcggcagggggggtggagcagtgaccgggacagctcggaagagtggggtaattggccaggtacaattgggggggggggggggtcaaaaattaACACCATAAAGGCCAGACAGGAAATCCCATGTGCAGCTATTATGATGACGTTTAGGCTTTCATATCTAAAGAATGCATTTATACATACAAAAAAAATACACTCATTACTTCTGCACATTACGCATCAGATGCACACTGCCAGAAGCACTGAGAGGCAACATACACACAGTGAAATGTAATCTCCAAAATACACACAACCGACACGATCAGTGGACTTTCTGGTGTCAAACGTTCCTTCTTCCTAAATAGGTTCATCCGTCCATCcaattatccgaaccacttatcctgctctcagggttgcagggatggtggagcctatcccagcagtcactgggcggcaggtggggagacaccctggacaggccaccaggccttcacagggcccaAATAGATTTAGTCACACTATATTATAGTAGATAAAATGGGCTTTAAATGGAAATTGACTGGATTATTAAGAGTTGGTTCCCATGCTGGAGCCGAAGCGTGTTCTGATAGTCGCTGGGCATTAACCGCCTAGTACTAAACCACTACAGCTCAAGGTTTTTTTGAATTAACTGAATCGTCTATAAAATTAGTACTCGAGATTTTTCTGTTTCTCCAAAGTTTTTCAATGTGTTTGCTGCAAAATTACCAGATTTTCCAGACGCGCTCAAGAGAACGGTATCCTACTTACCACGGCAGGGGAAGTGACAAATTTGGCGCAGGCGTACATGGCTGGAacctgagagacagacagtgggagaaagaaagagaaggtaAAAGAAATGTTAGAATTTAATATTTCAGGTGCTTTGTCTAGCCTACAAGCTTGACAGATTTACTCCTTTAACAGACGCTTGTATCTCAAGTGATTTACAAAAGCATCAGAAATGACCAGTTACCGACTGACATCATATGTGATCATGACCATGTCCATAGTGTGTGGTAGTATATGGTGCAGCGGGAAGAGTCCAGCCCTTCACTCCCCACCCATTACTGCAGATACTGGCAAAGTAAAGTCAGGTCTCTGTGCACTCGCATAGGGTAGGCTGACTCCTGACTTAATGTAagaaactacaaaaaaataatgGCGTCACGATCGAAGTTGGACAGTGCCTGTGTATTTGCAAGTTTGTGGCTAGATTGCAGATTTCTTTTGTTTCTACTACTATGGAGCTACCTGGCTTTGCAGGGCTGTGATAGTTTTGTTTCTACTACTGTGGAGCTACCTGGCTCTGCAGGGCTGTGATAGTTCTGTTTCTACTACTATGGAGCTACCTCGCTTTGCAGGGCTGTGATAGTTTTGTTTCTACTACTGTGGAGCTACCTGGCTCTGCAGAGCTGTGATAGTTTTGTTTCTACTACTGTGGAACTACCTGGCTCTGCAGGGCTGTGATAGTTATGTTTCTACTACTATGGAGCTACCTGGCTCTGCAGAGCCGTGATAGTTTTGTTTCTACTACTGTGGAGCTACCTGGCTCTGCAGAGCTGTGATAGTTTTGTTTCTACTACTGTGGAACTACATGGCTCTGCAGAGCTGTGATAGTTTTGTTTCTACTACTGTGGAACTACATGGCTCTGCAGAGCTGTGATAGTTTTGTTTCTACTACTGTGGAGCTACATGGCTCTGCAGAGCTGTGATAGTTTTGTTTCTACTACTATGGAACTACATGGCTCTGCAGAGCCGTGATAGTTTTGTTTCTACTACTGTGGAGCTACATGGCTCTGCAGAGCTGTGATAGTTTAGGACactctgagtggctgttgcagctagaaaagcgctattaaaaaatgcaacttgattgatcatACAGCACTACAGAGTAATAATTGCATAATAGTGCTACGTAGtaatacatttgctacatagccATCATATCAGCAGCATAATACAGAGTGGTACTAGTCTTACATTTGCTACATAATCATATCATAGCAGTGCTATATGAGGTAGTAGTGGTAAATGCATTACATAGTAATATCATCACAGTTGTAATAATGAagtagtagtatatttgctacataaTCACATCGTAGCCAAGAGTCGACTCGAGTACATGTAGTGTAAACTTACACTACATGTACTCGAGTCCAGTACCTCTTGTAAGTGCTCCAGTATCAATAGGCctactgctggtggtggtggtggtgctggtggtggtatgTCTTACATCATCAAGAGGTACTGAATAGGAGAATCAAAGGAATACAACGTGGCGCTGCACCGACAAGACATTTGAACTAAAGTAAAGCAAAGGACTGTAGGTCTGTGACGGACTGGGGCACCATGTGTGCTTGATCAGGACGGTTTGTTCTTTCCGTCCGCGTTTCACAAGCAAGGAGACTCCTCAGCTCCGGGTCGAAGAACACACCGGGCCGGACCGTCTCCTCCTCGGTCTGGCGCGGTCAAGAGGAGGCGGCAGGTGCAGTAAAAACGCGAGGCTACATTTCAGACCGAATGACCACACGGCCACCGGGTCGGTGTTTTATATGAAATACCAGCGGTTAAAACCCCCTCTGGACAAGTTAAGGTCAAACCTCGTACCAAGCCGACCGCCGTCCCACTTCAGATCTGGGCTGTGAGGTAATCCAATTTAGACAAACCGCGTCAAGCCGAGACGCGACGGCGTGATCCGGGGCAGACGCGGTGCCAGAGGGACTCCCCCGGGGGCTCAGGACGCACAGCCGCCTCCGGGACGCCAGCAGGCTGAGCCCCGCGGAGGTCGAGCTAGCTTCCCGCTAGCTTCCCGCTGCTAACGGAGGGCTCCCCCTCCGCGGCACCGACGAGATACAACGCGGCGACACTAAAGCAGCAGGCGGGGGGGCGGACAAACGCTTGTCCGGTGGTTGACACGAGTGCGGGGCATTTCATGAGGCCAAGCTAGCAGACGTTGCTAAGCTAAGACCCAACCTG
The nucleotide sequence above comes from Lampris incognitus isolate fLamInc1 chromosome 10, fLamInc1.hap2, whole genome shotgun sequence. Encoded proteins:
- the atp5mc1 gene encoding ATP synthase F(0) complex subunit C1, mitochondrial — encoded protein: MYACAKFVTSPAVLRGGSRVLARPVSVSLLNRPEASAEQQALLPLSQSAVLTRSIQTSVVSRDIDTAAKFIGAGAATVGVAGSGAGIGTVFGSLIIGYARNPSLKQQLFSYAILGFALSEAMGLFCLMVAFLILFAM